A stretch of the Polyangiaceae bacterium genome encodes the following:
- a CDS encoding right-handed parallel beta-helix repeat-containing protein, producing MLGRRHAPFALLTLLVPFRALAADCGCDHSIPTSQTSVSGTALGVKPGDVVCIEAGKRPFLILEDLVGTEAAPVTIKNCGGRVEIANADKGYGLLVNRCKYFRLTGTGDAGHEYGFDVSATRTGPDYSASGVPVGDLSSDYEIDHLEVHHTGFAGFILKTESRCDGSANLGKFVQKNTRVHHTWVHDTGGEGFYVGSTGYGGRKFDCSGVETVLYPHEHDGVYLHDNRIEDTGWDGLQVGVTPKNCEVYANLIRRVGKTATDSVQTRGIQIGGASACKIYDNTLIGGPTIGIFVLGAAATWVANNLVVDFAEDGIYGNDQKLAAIGGSSYAFVHNTIVRSGGAGLRLFGNLTQGNAVVNNLFVESGAKYGIGGDVDATDAGNLELGSVAEALFEDPASDLYRLQASSPARDVGVVLPSFGVSDDHDGVARDGKPDVGAFEYTDAPPPSGGAPGSGGGGGAGGAGAFGGAAGSSAAPGKAGGSDDDGGCGCRVPGPGAPGGPTSALLLALLALVVRSRPGRSRSR from the coding sequence TTCCGCGCGCTGGCGGCTGACTGCGGGTGCGACCACTCCATCCCCACGAGTCAGACCAGCGTCAGCGGCACCGCGCTGGGTGTGAAGCCGGGTGACGTGGTGTGCATCGAGGCTGGGAAACGCCCGTTCCTGATCTTGGAGGACCTGGTCGGGACCGAGGCGGCGCCCGTGACCATAAAGAACTGCGGCGGGCGCGTCGAGATCGCGAACGCGGACAAGGGCTACGGACTGCTCGTCAATCGCTGCAAGTACTTCCGCCTGACCGGCACCGGGGACGCGGGGCACGAATACGGGTTCGACGTGAGTGCCACGCGCACTGGCCCCGACTACTCGGCCTCCGGCGTGCCCGTGGGCGACCTCTCCAGCGACTACGAGATCGATCACCTGGAGGTCCATCACACGGGCTTCGCCGGGTTCATCCTCAAGACCGAGTCGCGCTGCGACGGCAGCGCCAACCTCGGCAAGTTCGTGCAGAAGAACACGCGTGTGCACCACACCTGGGTCCACGACACCGGAGGCGAAGGGTTCTACGTCGGCAGCACGGGCTACGGCGGGCGCAAGTTCGACTGCAGCGGCGTCGAGACCGTCCTCTACCCCCACGAGCACGACGGCGTGTACCTGCACGACAATCGCATCGAGGACACGGGCTGGGACGGCCTACAGGTGGGGGTCACTCCCAAGAACTGCGAGGTCTACGCCAACCTGATCCGCCGCGTGGGGAAGACCGCGACGGACTCCGTGCAGACCCGTGGCATCCAGATCGGCGGCGCATCCGCGTGCAAGATCTACGACAACACGCTGATCGGCGGGCCGACCATCGGCATCTTCGTGCTGGGCGCGGCCGCGACCTGGGTGGCGAACAACCTGGTCGTGGACTTCGCCGAGGACGGCATCTACGGCAACGACCAGAAGCTCGCGGCGATCGGCGGGTCGAGCTACGCGTTCGTGCACAACACCATCGTGCGCTCGGGGGGCGCGGGCCTCCGACTCTTCGGCAACCTCACTCAGGGGAACGCGGTGGTGAACAACCTGTTCGTCGAATCCGGGGCCAAATACGGCATCGGTGGGGACGTCGACGCGACGGACGCCGGCAACCTCGAGCTCGGCAGCGTGGCCGAAGCGCTGTTCGAGGATCCGGCGAGCGACCTGTACCGCCTGCAGGCGAGCTCTCCGGCTCGCGACGTGGGGGTCGTCCTGCCGAGCTTCGGCGTCAGCGACGATCACGACGGCGTCGCGCGCGACGGCAAGCCCGACGTCGGCGCGTTCGAGTACACGGATGCTCCTCCTCCCAGCGGAGGAGCGCCAGGCAGCGGCGGAGGCGGCGGAGCGGGTGGCGCCGGCGCCTTCGGGGGAGCGGCCGGCTCGAGTGCCGCTCCGGGTAAGGCCGGCGGAAGCGACGACGATGGCGGCTGCGGGTGCCGGGTCCCGGGACCCGGCGCCCCAGGGGGCCCGACATCGGCGTTGCTGCTCGCGCTGCTCGCGCTCGTCGTCCGCTCGCGGCCCGGCCGCTCGAGGTCGAGGTAG